In the Oryzias latipes chromosome 9, ASM223467v1 genome, one interval contains:
- the tal2 gene encoding T-cell acute lymphocytic leukemia protein 2, with protein sequence MTRKVFTNTRERWRQHNVNTAFAELRKLIPTHPPEKKLSKNEILRLAMRYINFLVRLLESQGGQPDGRSPTALLTFLRGNMEQLRSPPPRWTVASDTEAPSPGSSCDSSEAW encoded by the coding sequence ATGACCAGGAAGGTGTTCACCAACACCAGGGAGCGCTGGCGCCAGCACAACGTCAACACGGCCTTCGCGGAGCTCCGGAAGCTCATCCCCACCCATCCTCCCGAGAAGAAGCTGAGCAAGAACGAGATCCTGCGCCTGGCCATGCGCTACATCAACTTCCTGGTGCGGCTGCTGGAGAGCCAGGGCGGCCAGCCGGACGGCCGCTCCCCCACAGCTCTGCTCACCTTCCTCAGAGGAAACATGGAGCAGCTGCGCTCCCCCCCGCCCCGCTGGACCGTCGCCAGCGACACCGAAGCCCCGTCGCCCGGATCCAGCTGCGACAGCTCCGAGGCCTGGTAG